In Spirochaetota bacterium, the DNA window TCATAATTCACTTCAACTTCATATAAACTAAAGTACTCTTTTCTTTTAAAAATATTAATTAAAAAGTATAAATTTATAAAACATATAAATAAATTTAAAAGAAAAACTGGTATTGAATTAATAAATATTCCATATAAAGAAAAAATAAAACTTCCTGCTAAATTAAAAATTCGTAATTTATATATTGAAGTCATTAATAAAGAAATTGCTATTATTAAAGAAGCAATATAGCCAAAGATTTCAATATAATTAATTGCAATCATTTATCCACCTCTACAATAATTTTAATAAATTTTTTATCTCCTTTTATACTTAAAAAAATAAATCCCAGAAAATAAAGCAAAAGTTTTTATTTTTATTAAACATTTATAAATAATTTATTTAACTTTATAAAATTTAAATGGTATAATCAAAATGTCTGGATTATATGAAAGTTTTGAATTTCTGAGTGATTCAATACCCATATCATCTTCTCTATTAATGTATTTATATTTACTCTTAAAATAATTAGAAACAAGATAATTTATCATTTGTGAAGCCCCTATATAATCTGAATCAAACTTTTCGAAATGAACTGTAATCATATTTTTATTCTGTACACTTGCAACTGAAAAAGCAATAATTTTCTGGTCTACTTCAATAATAAAAAGATACAAATAAAGTTCTTTGAAGAATTTACATATCTTTTCTAAAATCCCAAGTTCATATTTAACTATTTCATCAATTTTATCTTCACTATTTTTTTGATTTTTCTTATTATACCATCTTTTAGCTAATTCAAAGCATTTATTAAAAACATCACAATCAATTTCTTCACTAACAAAATTATAAAATTTGTAAGATGGATATTTTCTTAAAAATTGATTTACAAGATTTTTTTTTGAATGAAATTTCCTCCCAGCTAAATTAGCTAAATTTTCTGATAAATATATATAATTTGCAGAATCTCTATCTTCTTCAATAATGTATCCTAAACTTCCAAATTTATCTTTAAATTTAAGATAAAATTCCGAATAAAAAATTAAATTTTGAGGAATATTCTTATCAGCACAAAATCCGATGAAATCTAAAAGTTCACTAAATGAAAAGAAATCTCCAATAGGTTCAAGGATAAAATTGGTAAGGCTATTTAAAATTATCAATCTATCTTTGTAAATAAACCATTTATACTTATAAAGATCTTTCCAGAAAAAAAGATTA includes these proteins:
- a CDS encoding phosphatidylglycerol lysyltransferase domain-containing protein — encoded protein: MNINKYERISMGKSNIEDFEFENICSKLKNFEYDISGFNEINIEYKSIFNYYFYKYNHNLCDFNFNNLFFWKDLYKYKWFIYKDRLIILNSLTNFILEPIGDFFSFSELLDFIGFCADKNIPQNLIFYSEFYLKFKDKFGSLGYIIEEDRDSANYIYLSENLANLAGRKFHSKKNLVNQFLRKYPSYKFYNFVSEEIDCDVFNKCFELAKRWYNKKNQKNSEDKIDEIVKYELGILEKICKFFKELYLYLFIIEVDQKIIAFSVASVQNKNMITVHFEKFDSDYIGASQMINYLVSNYFKSKYKYINREDDMGIESLRNSKLSYNPDILIIPFKFYKVK